The sequence below is a genomic window from Prosthecobacter dejongeii.
CTCCGCGCAGCGCGCGAGTATCTGGGCGAGTCGGTAACGCCCCAGGGCGATGCCCATTTACTGGTGGAAATTGACGGTCAAGAAGAGTCCGTCAAAGGCGAGCTGGTACAACTGGCGAAACTCGTGCGTGAGCTGGGCTGCATCTCCCTGGAAGAAGCTCTGGGCGATGAGGCCTGCGAACGATTCTGGAAACTCCGCCGCGAGTTCAGCTACAGCCTGCGCAACACCGGGCTGATCAAGCTGAATGAGGACATCGTGGTGCCGCGCAGTCGCCTGGTGGATTTGGTGGAATTTGCCGAAGCCCTGCAATCCGAATGCGGCTTTCCCATTGCCAGCTTTGGCCATGCGGGAGATGGCAACATCCACGTCAACATCATGGTGCAGAGCATGGACGATCCCGCCCAGCGGGAGCGCGCCGAAGCGGCCTTGGACCAGCTTTTCCGCAAGGTCATCGCCTGGAACGGTGCCATCACCGGCGAGCACGGCGTGGGCATCGCCAAAGGACGCTGGTTCCCCGAGGCCCTTTCGGCGGAAGCACGGGATGTCCACTCCCGGCTGAAGAAGGCCCTGGACCCAAATGGGATTCTGAATCCTGGCAAGTTTGTGGCGTGAGGCCCCGTGAGGCGGGCACTCCTGCCTGAGTGAGCTTGGAGCGAGTATAAAATGCGTTGGCCTGTTTGTGCGGTGTGAATTTCGGGGTTGTTCATACCTCGTCCGCAAAGGGTGCCTTTTCTCCAAAACGACACTTCTGCACTCCACCCCCGAGATCATTCCACCGCCCCTCACCCCTGGCCCTCTCCCCGCAAGCGGGGCGAGGGAGGATGTCTTTTCGCCTTCTGAGGCTAAAGACCATTCGGCGCTCGTTTGCTCTATGATTAGCACCCGTTAGGTCTTCAATTTTGAACTCCCAAAGCGCGTTCCCTCTCCCCCAAGAATTGGGGGGAGAGGCCCAGGTGAGGGGGTGGTCGCAACACGCAGAACCTCGTCCGCGAAAGGCACCCTTTACCCAAAAACGACGCCACCCATACCTTCAAAGAAGATCACACCTCCAGGATGCCGGAGCTGTCGCCGAAGGAGGGTGTTTCCACGCCGGCGCGGTTCAGCATGCCGGTGTAGAGATTGCACAGGGGAGTGTCCTTGGCCGCCACCACATGCTGGCCGCCTTTCACGCCTCCACCATGACCGGCGAGGACGAGCGGGAGGTTGCGAGGGTCGTGCTTGTTGCCATCGCGGATGCTGGAGCCAAAGAGGATGAGGCTGTTATCCAACAGGTTGCCCTCACCTTCTTTGATGCTCTTCAGCTTGTCGATGAGGTAACTATACTGCTCGATGTGCCAGCGGTTGATCTTCTCGTAAGCGTCCAGTTTGTCCGCCTTGCCCTCGTGATGGGAGAGCTGGTGGTGGCCGCCCTCCACGCCCGGAAGGAAGGAGAAATTCTTGCCACTCACCGCCCAGCCAAACATGAAGGTGCTGGTGCGGGTGCTGTCTGTCTGGAAGGACAGCGCCATGAGGTCCAGCATCAGGCGGCAGTGCTCCGTGTGGTCCAGCCGCAGGCGGGAGCCCGCGTCCTTGGGGTTGGCGGTCATGGCCTCAGCGATGCGTTTGTCCAAGCGTGCCGTGGCCTCCTTGGCCGCTGGGTCCAGGTTTTCCCCACTGGCCACGCGGGCGATGTCGGCATCAATCCGGCGCTCGATGTGGCGCAGGCTTTCCAGGTATTCGTCCAGGCGCTGCTGGTCCTCCTTGCCCACCTTCGCGCGCAGGGATTTGGCATCGGCCAGCACCAGGTCCAGCACGCTTTTGTTTTCCTCGGCACTCGCTTGGCGCTGCGCGGCATCCTCGCGGAACAGGCGGTCAAAGACGAAGCGCGGATTGATCTCCGCCGGGATGGGGCTGGTGGGCGTGCGCCAGGCGATGTGGCTGCCGTAGAGCATGGTGTAGTTTACATTGCGATCCACCCCGCTCATGATCGGCTCCGTGCCTAGTTCCAGGGAGGGGAAGCGCGTGAGGTAACCTTTTTCCTTGGCCAGCACCTGATCCACGGAGATGCCGCAGTGCAGGTCCTTGCCCGTCGTCTTGGCGATAGGCGTGCCCGTGAGCCAGTTCGCCGTCTTCGCATAGTGTCCGTCCCCGGCCAACGAGGCGCGGTTGCCCAGGCCCGTCAGCACGGTGATGTCCTTCCGGTGCGCCTCCAGCGGGCTCAAAATGGGCGATAATTTAAAGTCCGTCCCCAGCCCCTCCGGCGTCCAGCGATCCTCCCGCACCCCATTCGGCATGAACAGGAAGCCCATGCGCGTAGGCGCCTTCACCGCCGCTGCTGCCCGCGCCGCACGTGGCTGCATCGCCTCCAGAAAAGGCAGCGCCACCGTGGCCCCCAGGCCACGCAAGACAGTTCGACGGGAAAGGATTTTGGACATCGTGATGGGAAAGATACGTCGCGGGAGAAGCCTTTATTATCAGTCAAAAGCAGGCTTTGCGCCAGGGGACTCTCCTGACAGTAGAAATGCAGGCTTCATCACCCCCGTACCTCTCCTCATGTCCACCCCTGCCCTGCGGAACTGCGCCTTCTGCCTCCTCGCGCCGATTTTATTCTTCGCGCTGCTACCCACGGGGTCCGTTTGCGGGGCTGGGGAGAAAACCGCCCCCGCCAACCCCAATCCACCCCCTCTGGAAAAAGCTGGCCTCGTCCTCACCTTTGATGACCGCAACTTTGACGATTGGCTGGCCGCCCTCCCCTTGTTCGATCAATACGGCGTCAAGGCCACCTTCTTCATCAGCGGCCCCATCGATGAAAAGGCCCTGGCCGCCTGCCGCCAACTCATCGCCCACGGCCACGCCATCGGCTCCCACAGCGTGCATCATCTCAAAGCCGTGGATTATGTGCGGGAGCATTCCATCGAAGACTACCTTCGCCACGAAGTTCAACCGCAGCTCGATGCCTGGCAGGCTGCGGGCATCTCCGTGACCTCGTTTGCCTTTCCCAGCAGCAGTAGCGATGCCGCCACCGAAACCGCCTTGCTCAAAATCTTCCGTCACCTGCGCATCGGCGGCCCCATGGCCCCGGGAGACCGCCTCAGCGACCGCGATCCCTTCTTCACCCCCATCGCCCAAGTTCCCACCCGTGGGGCTCTGCCCTCCAAAGGCATTGACTACGCCCCCACCCGCGAAGACCGCACCTACGACCAGCTCGACGCCGCCCTCACCCGCACCGCCACTCGGGGCGAGATCCTCACCCTCTACGCCCACGGCATCCGTAACATCGGCGGCAAAGGCCACTTCATCACCCCCCAGGCCCTCGAACACCTCTTCCTCAAAGCCCGCGAGCTGAAGCTAGCGTTTTACACCTTTGATCAATTGCCGGAGGTCTTGGAGCCATAAAAATCCATCTTCCACAAATGTGGAATCTCCATTTTATTAAGGGGGATCTCCACGCGTCATCATCAACCTTCAATGGCCCTAAGAGTAATCTCACATGAGGGGGTATCCGTACTGAATTCAGGTGCTTATTGTTTTGGGTGAGAATGTCTCTTATCAAACCAGCCAACCTCTCGTCATTTTCAGAGAAATCCGACTACCGCCAATGACTTTACAAAATATTCAGACACCTGTATCATTTTCTCAATTCCAAATGCACGCGGTTGATATAACCCATTAGCCTAAGCCCCTTTAAAGAGAGGTTCATTAGGACTTAAAAGCATTTGTTGTAATTCCATTCAAAAACTCTCAATTATTACACCTTTAAGCATCAATGGAAAAATACACTGCCTATATCAATACTCTTGATGCAATTTTAGAAAGCATTGAGTGGGGCAGATGTGTCTTCGACAACGAACTTGTACACTTTCATCTCAATGGTGGAGCTGCATCAGAACTTAGAACTTTGGTAAACAGGCATCAACTGCGCAACTCCGGAGCATTTTTCACTGGTGAGAAATTAGCTCGTCAAATGGTGCAATTGATTGCACCAAAAAATTACGGAGACACTTCCGCATGGGACCCAAATTGTGGTGCCGGAGACCTTCTTTTGCGATGGTCAGAACGGTTGCGCCTAATTAATGGCGATTTGGAAGCCACTCTGTTACATTGGGAAAAGCGACTGTATGGCGTCGAGATTCATCCAGAATTCCTTCAAGTAGCAAAACGTAGACTAATTTTGGCAGCCGTGAGTCGAGGTGCAAAGCTTAAACACGGACAGCTAGTGCCGGACAACTTTTTTAAGGGTCTTATATGCCATGATTTACTTCACGGTGATATGTGCATTCCTGACAAAGCTGTCATTTTGATGAATCCACCATTTACTATGATAGAAACTCCAGAAGACTGTTATAATTGGTCTTCGGGTAAAGTTGCCTTTGCTGCCGTCGCTTTTCTCAATTGTTTAAAG
It includes:
- a CDS encoding DUF1552 domain-containing protein, producing MSKILSRRTVLRGLGATVALPFLEAMQPRAARAAAAVKAPTRMGFLFMPNGVREDRWTPEGLGTDFKLSPILSPLEAHRKDITVLTGLGNRASLAGDGHYAKTANWLTGTPIAKTTGKDLHCGISVDQVLAKEKGYLTRFPSLELGTEPIMSGVDRNVNYTMLYGSHIAWRTPTSPIPAEINPRFVFDRLFREDAAQRQASAEENKSVLDLVLADAKSLRAKVGKEDQQRLDEYLESLRHIERRIDADIARVASGENLDPAAKEATARLDKRIAEAMTANPKDAGSRLRLDHTEHCRLMLDLMALSFQTDSTRTSTFMFGWAVSGKNFSFLPGVEGGHHQLSHHEGKADKLDAYEKINRWHIEQYSYLIDKLKSIKEGEGNLLDNSLILFGSSIRDGNKHDPRNLPLVLAGHGGGVKGGQHVVAAKDTPLCNLYTGMLNRAGVETPSFGDSSGILEV
- a CDS encoding polysaccharide deacetylase family protein translates to MSTPALRNCAFCLLAPILFFALLPTGSVCGAGEKTAPANPNPPPLEKAGLVLTFDDRNFDDWLAALPLFDQYGVKATFFISGPIDEKALAACRQLIAHGHAIGSHSVHHLKAVDYVREHSIEDYLRHEVQPQLDAWQAAGISVTSFAFPSSSSDAATETALLKIFRHLRIGGPMAPGDRLSDRDPFFTPIAQVPTRGALPSKGIDYAPTREDRTYDQLDAALTRTATRGEILTLYAHGIRNIGGKGHFITPQALEHLFLKARELKLAFYTFDQLPEVLEP